A window from Citrus sinensis cultivar Valencia sweet orange chromosome 3, DVS_A1.0, whole genome shotgun sequence encodes these proteins:
- the LOC102623830 gene encoding uncharacterized protein LOC102623830 isoform X1, translated as MVALSLYRGNLHRVPDVPRRWLMPAARISFKDFKTLLNRRNRALSRLRQHSLAAGNAITSNPNSNCKQEDEAVKPNGSSLQVQLDEGKEGNCREEERNVKNEEIMDRGKLDDGDRSEKPEPVDDAEVAAVFKVDGDEKLQSLDVVKKAAEPVESADPASNPNVQTSNKPDVLYGKEKRKKEIEEKLETLNAKKHNLVQALKQLLNAEEELKRRNCTQGMVIRPTGPLQVDVTSESGLMARQTTPRTGSEANLVGDTEGAEAEDASNQNAHSRHMLRMSSMSPSSESPLRRPTILQHNVVPHPSRASLAVTGSPSRFAPPGHQGNSGNLPTVCVSGTNYVASSPSPAASGGTSVFRDARQPSPWN; from the exons ATGGTGGCGTTATCTCTTTACAGAGGGAACCTTCACAGGGTCCCAGACGTGCCTCGTCGATGGCTAATGCCGGCAGCGAGAATCTctttcaaagatttcaaaacccTTTTGAACCGCCGCAACAGAGCCCTCTCTCGCCTCCGCCAACACTCCCTCGCCGCCGGTAACGCCATCACTTCAAACCCTAATTCCAATTGTAAACAAGAAGACGAAGCCGTTAAACCTAATGGGTCGTCGCTTCAGGTTCAGTTAGATGAGGGTAAAGAGGGTAATTGTCGAGAGGAAGAACgaaatgttaaaaatgaagAGATCATGGATCGGGGGAAATTGGACGATGGAGATCGTTCGGAGAAACCGGAACCGGTCGATGATGCAGAGGTGGCAGCGGTTTTTAAGGTGGATGGTGATGAGAAACTGCAATCTTTGGATGTGGTTAAGAAAGCAGCTGAACCCGTTGAATCGGCTGACCCTGCGTCTAACCCTAATGTACAG ACAAGTAATAAACCGGATGTGCTATATGGTAAAGAGAAACGGAAAAAGGAAATCGAGGAGAAGCTGGAAACTTTGAATGCCAAAAAGCATAATCTAGTGCAAGCTCTGAAGCAA CTATTGAATGCTGAGGAGGAACTAAAGAGACGTAATTGTACTCAAGGAATGGTGATTCGGCCTACTGGTCCACTTCAAGTGGATGTCACAAGTGAGTCTGGGTTGATGGCCAGACAGACTACACCTAGGACAGGCTCAGAGGCAAATCTTGTTGGCGACACAGAAGGGGCAGAAGCAGAAGATGCTTCAAACCAAAATGCTCACTCACGCCATATGCTCAGAATGAGCAGCATGTCTCCATCTTCAGAATCTCCTCTTAGAAGACCCACCATTCTTCAACATAATGTG GTTCCACACCCTTCTCGAGCAAGTTTGGCAGTCACTGGTAGTCCATCGCGCTTTGCTCCTCCTGGCCATCAGGGGAATTCTGGGAATCTGCCCACGGTATGTGTTTCGGGCACAAATTATGTTGCATCCTCTCCTTCCCCTGCAGCATCAGGTGGCACATCCGTATTTAGAGATGCTCGACAGCCGAGTCCATGGAATTAG
- the LOC102623830 gene encoding uncharacterized protein LOC102623830 isoform X3 — MVALSLYRGNLHRVPDVPRRWLMPAARISFKDFKTLLNRRNRALSRLRQHSLAAGNAITSNPNSNCKQEDEAVKPNGSSLQVQLDEGKEGNCREEERNVKNEEIMDRGKLDDGDRSEKPEPVDDAEVAAVFKVDGDEKLQSLDVVKKAAEPVESADPASNPNVQTSNKPDVLYGKEKRKKEIEEKLETLNAKKHNLVQALKQLLNAEEELKRRNCTQGMVIRPTGPLQVDVTSESGLMARQTTPRTGSEANLVGDTEGAEAEDASNQNAHSRHMLRMSSMSPSSESPLRRPTILQHNVPHPSRASLAVTGSPSRFAPPGHQGNSGNLPTVCVSGTNYVASSPSPAASGGTSVFRDARQPSPWN, encoded by the exons ATGGTGGCGTTATCTCTTTACAGAGGGAACCTTCACAGGGTCCCAGACGTGCCTCGTCGATGGCTAATGCCGGCAGCGAGAATCTctttcaaagatttcaaaacccTTTTGAACCGCCGCAACAGAGCCCTCTCTCGCCTCCGCCAACACTCCCTCGCCGCCGGTAACGCCATCACTTCAAACCCTAATTCCAATTGTAAACAAGAAGACGAAGCCGTTAAACCTAATGGGTCGTCGCTTCAGGTTCAGTTAGATGAGGGTAAAGAGGGTAATTGTCGAGAGGAAGAACgaaatgttaaaaatgaagAGATCATGGATCGGGGGAAATTGGACGATGGAGATCGTTCGGAGAAACCGGAACCGGTCGATGATGCAGAGGTGGCAGCGGTTTTTAAGGTGGATGGTGATGAGAAACTGCAATCTTTGGATGTGGTTAAGAAAGCAGCTGAACCCGTTGAATCGGCTGACCCTGCGTCTAACCCTAATGTACAG ACAAGTAATAAACCGGATGTGCTATATGGTAAAGAGAAACGGAAAAAGGAAATCGAGGAGAAGCTGGAAACTTTGAATGCCAAAAAGCATAATCTAGTGCAAGCTCTGAAGCAA CTATTGAATGCTGAGGAGGAACTAAAGAGACGTAATTGTACTCAAGGAATGGTGATTCGGCCTACTGGTCCACTTCAAGTGGATGTCACAAGTGAGTCTGGGTTGATGGCCAGACAGACTACACCTAGGACAGGCTCAGAGGCAAATCTTGTTGGCGACACAGAAGGGGCAGAAGCAGAAGATGCTTCAAACCAAAATGCTCACTCACGCCATATGCTCAGAATGAGCAGCATGTCTCCATCTTCAGAATCTCCTCTTAGAAGACCCACCATTCTTCAACATAAT GTTCCACACCCTTCTCGAGCAAGTTTGGCAGTCACTGGTAGTCCATCGCGCTTTGCTCCTCCTGGCCATCAGGGGAATTCTGGGAATCTGCCCACGGTATGTGTTTCGGGCACAAATTATGTTGCATCCTCTCCTTCCCCTGCAGCATCAGGTGGCACATCCGTATTTAGAGATGCTCGACAGCCGAGTCCATGGAATTAG
- the LOC102623830 gene encoding uncharacterized protein LOC102623830 isoform X2 — MVALSLYRGNLHRVPDVPRRWLMPAARISFKDFKTLLNRRNRALSRLRQHSLAAGNAITSNPNSNCKQEDEAVKPNGSSLQVQLDEGKEGNCREEERNVKNEEIMDRGKLDDGDRSEKPEPVDDAEVAAVFKVDGDEKLQSLDVVKKAAEPVESADPASNPNVQTSNKPDVLYGKEKRKKEIEEKLETLNAKKHNLVQALKQLLNAEEELKRRNCTQGMVIRPTGPLQVDVTSESGLMARQTTPRTGSEANLVGDTEGAEAEDASNQNAHSRHMLRMSSMSPSSESPLRRPTILQHNVVPHPSRASLAVTGSPSRFAPPGHQGNSGNLPTVCVSGTNYVASSPSPAASGGTSVFRDARQPSPWN, encoded by the exons ATGGTGGCGTTATCTCTTTACAGAGGGAACCTTCACAGGGTCCCAGACGTGCCTCGTCGATGGCTAATGCCGGCAGCGAGAATCTctttcaaagatttcaaaacccTTTTGAACCGCCGCAACAGAGCCCTCTCTCGCCTCCGCCAACACTCCCTCGCCGCCGGTAACGCCATCACTTCAAACCCTAATTCCAATTGTAAACAAGAAGACGAAGCCGTTAAACCTAATGGGTCGTCGCTTCAGGTTCAGTTAGATGAGGGTAAAGAGGGTAATTGTCGAGAGGAAGAACgaaatgttaaaaatgaagAGATCATGGATCGGGGGAAATTGGACGATGGAGATCGTTCGGAGAAACCGGAACCGGTCGATGATGCAGAGGTGGCAGCGGTTTTTAAGGTGGATGGTGATGAGAAACTGCAATCTTTGGATGTGGTTAAGAAAGCAGCTGAACCCGTTGAATCGGCTGACCCTGCGTCTAACCCTAATGTACAG ACAAGTAATAAACCGGATGTGCTATATGGTAAAGAGAAACGGAAAAAGGAAATCGAGGAGAAGCTGGAAACTTTGAATGCCAAAAAGCATAATCTAGTGCAAGCTCTGAAGCAA CTATTGAATGCTGAGGAGGAACTAAAGAGACGTAATTGTACTCAAGGAATGGTGATTCGGCCTACTGGTCCACTTCAAGTGGATGTCACAAGTGAGTCTGGGTTGATGGCCAGACAGACTACACCTAGGACAGGCTCAGAGGCAAATCTTGTTGGCGACACAGAAGGGGCAGAAGCAGAAGATGCTTCAAACCAAAATGCTCACTCACGCCATATGCTCAGAATGAGCAGCATGTCTCCATCTTCAGAATCTCCTCTTAGAAGACCCACCATTCTTCAACATAATGTG GTTCCACACCCTTCTCGAGCAAGTTTGGCAGTCACTGGTAGTCCATCGCGCTTTGCTCCTCCTGGCCATCAGGGGAATTCTGGGAATCTGCCCACGGTATGTGTTTCGGGCACAAATTATGTTGCATCCTCTCCTTCCCCTGCAGCATCAGGTGGCACATCCGTATTTAGAGATGCTCGACAGCCG AGTCCATGGAATTAG
- the LOC102623551 gene encoding uncharacterized protein LOC102623551 — translation MDPTLKRSNTKSIIKTKTKTSHPTETNLDAPRSSKPFYYMSNNWSRLNLYRNEARASQKQIVNPPSKDIHLQARAMTVSADSDISRFLLNKPSKQQPQRKAKESRRTTEASKEELKKSAKGGSVNSLNMGAFDCEEGLESKKLVFVKDKDVKKDLEHEVKDLKRVSVSFGRRRSFCGSRVELADVLASCGVKIVSVDMPPFMQIHAVDCARKTYDSLEKFTAKTLALTLKKEFDEVYGPAWHCIVGTSFGSFVTHSVGGFLYFSMDQKLYILLFKTTVQRAD, via the exons ATGGATCCCACTCTCAAAAGGTCTAACACCAAAAGTATaatcaaaaccaaaaccaaaaccagTCACCCGACAGAAACAAATTTAGATGCCCCTAGATCATCTAAACCTTTTTATTATATGAGCAATAACTGGTCAAGATTGAATCTTTACCGCAACGAAGCACGTGCATCTCAAAAACAAATCGTCAACCCACCTAGCAAAGACATCCATTTGCAAGCCAGAGCCATGACTGTTTCTGCCGACTCTGATATCTCCAGATTCTTGCTCAATAAACCAAGCAAGCAACAGCCCCAGAGAAAAGCTAAAGAGAGCAGAAGAACGACGGAAGCATCCAAAGAGGAGCTCAAGAAATCGGCGAAAGGAGGGTCGGTGAACAGTTTAAATATGGGGGCCTTCGATTGTGAAGAGGGACttgaaagtaaaaaattagtgTTTGTGAAGGATAAAGATGTGAAGAAGGATCTAGAACATGAAGTGAAAGATTTGAAGAGAGTTTCAGTTTCATTTGGAAGAAGGAGATCCTTCTGTGGCTCACGAGTGGAGTTGGCTGATGTTCTTGCAAGCTGTGGTGTGAAAATTGTTTCAGTTGATATGCCGCCATTTATGCAGATCCATGCTGTTGATTGTGCAAGAAAAACTTATGATAGCTTAGAAAAGTTCACTGCCAAAACCCTTGCACTCACTCTGAAGAAG GAGTTTGATGAGGTTTATGGGCCGGCATGGCACTGCATCGTGGGGACAAGTTTTGGTTCTTTCGTCACGCATTCAGTGGGTGGGTTTCTGTATTTTTCAATGGATCAAAAATTGTACATTCTTTTGTTTAAGACCACTGTACAGCGAGCTGATTGA